The DNA region GATGGATCGTTGGATTCTTTCGCGCTTACGGCACTTAGTGGAGACCGTCACATCGGCATTAGAGAATTTCGATGTCGCTCATGCCGCCGATAGCTTCGCATCGTATCTTGATGAGTTGAACAATTGGTACATTCGCCGCAGCCGACGGCGGTTCTGGAAGAGTGAAAACGATGGCGATAAAAACGCTGCGTTCACGACCTTACATACCGTTCTCCATACGCTGTCGCGGATGCTTGCGCCATTTGTACCACACCTCGCCGAAGAGATTTATTCCGGGATCGCATTAACGGAACCGGAGAACAATATTCGCGAATCGGTACATCTTACGAAATGGATGGACGCCAGCGAATTACCCGACCGTGACGAGAAGTTGGAACAGCAACAAAAGAAGTTGCGCGAAGTCGTTACGATGGGACATAATCTGCGGCAGAACCAAAATTTGCGGGTTCGACAACCATTAGCCGAATTGAAAGTATTTCATAATGCCGACGATTCCAGTGAATTGAAAGTATTGGAAGAAGAGTTCGGGATCATTCGCGAAGAGCTAAACGTTAAAACTGTGACGTTTGTTACGACTTCCTCCGAATTGGTATCGTTTAGCGCAAAACCGAATTTGAAATTACTTGGTCCGCGCCTCGGCAGTAAACTCAAAGCGTTTGGCGAAGCGGTGAAAGCGTTGCCAACGGAGGAGCTGGCGAAAGTCCGTGCCGGGGAAACGATTACGGTTGCCGGAGAAGCGATCACCAACGCCGATTTATTGATAGAGTGCGTTGCTGCGGAGGGGTGGGTCGCGCGTGCCGATGGCGATTGGATCGTCGCATTGGATACCCGGCTAACCGACGAACTTCGTGGAGAGGGATTTACCCGGGAAATTGTCAACCGGATTCAAAATACCCGGAAAGACATCAATTTAAACGTATCGGATCGTATCACAACGAAATTGTCGGGATCCGATTATCTCAAATCTTTGCTCGATAATCCAGTCACGATTTCGTATCTCAAGAATGAAACCTTGAGCGTTCAAGTGGAATACGTTTCAGCATCCGGCAGCGACGCCAGCGGGCATGTCGGTACACCGGAGATGATTAACGAAGAATGGGTCGGTTGGGAGATATCCCGCTCCTGATTTTCGGTAGGACGGACACTCTTGTCGGTCTTGGTACCGGTATGATAAACCACAGTTTCATCAGTTCAACGTATTATGTAAGATGGCACTTGGTTACATTGATTTCCGCCAGCGAGATAGTGGCAATCAAACGTAGCAATAAACTTTGAGTTTTTCAGTAAAGTTGTTATGGCGGTTGGACTTAGTTAGGTGGGTGTTTCCCGCCCATCGCAGTTGAAAGGGGAATATATTATGACAGACAAGAAACCTCGGTTGTACAAGCCGGAAGATGCACCGCATTTCAAGCAGCTCTTGATTGAACGTCGAACCAAGATTTTGAAGGATCTCGGCTTCATCGAAGAAACTGCGATCAAGAATTCCTTGCAAGACTACACCGGCGATCAATCGACCTATTCGTTTCACATGGCGGATCAAGGCACTGACGCCCAAGAACGGGAAAAGGCAATCATGTTTGCCGGACGCGAAGGCAAATACTTGACCCAAATCGATTCAGCACTCAAGCGGATCGAAGATGGCACGTATGGTGTTTGCTCTACAACCGGCCAGCCGATTGAATATGCCAGGTTGGAAGCGATTCCTACCACGACGAAATGTGCGGCTGCCAAGTTATCGGAAAATGAGCGATTGTGATTGATGTGAAGACTGTAGTTAAGAATACTCCGAAAGCGGCAGTGCTTTGGTATCTGTTCGCATTGGTTTGGATTGCCTTGGATCAATGGACGAAGTATCTGGCAATTCACCATCTGAAAACCATCGCATTCAAACCGCTGATGGGCGACCTCTTGCGGCTCAGCTACGCGGAGAATACCGGGATGGCGTTTAGTATCTCGATTTTTCCGCCCGTGGTTTTATTGTTGGTGAACTGCATAGCCGCAGTTGTGATCGCAGTGATTATATGGCGAGTTCCGCTTGGTTTTGTGAAATCGGGAGCGCTTGCTCTCATCATGGCAGGCGCGTTGGGTAATGCTATCGACCGGTTCCGGTTTGGTTATGTGGTCGATTTCATCGACGCCGATTTTCCCGATTTCATTATGCACCGATGGCCAATCTTCAATCTTGCCGATAGCGGCATCTCCATCGGTGTTACTTTGTTTGTTCTGTTGGTTTTACTGGAAAAACCGAGTCCTGAATCAAAACCGCTCGCGACGAAAGTGTCCGATCCAACCTCATGAAAAAAAACTTTTCATTTCTAATCGTTTTCCTTTTCCTGCTGGGTACAGCAAGCTTCGCCATCACAATTCCTCCGAAGCCGGCAGGCTTTGTCAGTGATTTCGGCAAAGTCATTGATGATGCTCAACGCACACGGATTGAGCAACTTTGCGCGAGTGTTGAGAAACAATTGGATGGAATGGAGATTGCGGTCGTAACAATCCCAACCCTCGATGGTTCAACGATTGAAGAAGTTGCTGTCAAAGTATTTGAACAGTGGAAAATCGGCAAAAAAGATAAAAACAATGGTGTTCTACTCATCGTCTCGGTGAAAGAACGCCGAGTGAAAGTCGAAGTCGGATACGGTTTAGAACCAATTCTCACCGACGGAGTTGTCGGTGAATTGCTGGATCGCGGTTTCGTCAACACCTTCCGCTTGACCCAAAATTATGGTGAAGCGGCATATAACACGGTCACCTTACTTGCACTTCGCGTCGCAAAGATTGAAGGAGTTAAGCTCGAGGGGGTGTCTCCGCAAGCGGCAAAACGTGAAGAATCGGGCAAGAAGCGCGTTCCTTCGTGGTGGTGGATTATTTCGTTCTTGTTAATTTTCTTTTTCCGGCAGAAACGCGGTGGGATGTTCTGGTTCCCCGGCGGCTTTGGCGGTGGTGGTGGG from bacterium includes:
- a CDS encoding TraR/DksA family transcriptional regulator, with product MTDKKPRLYKPEDAPHFKQLLIERRTKILKDLGFIEETAIKNSLQDYTGDQSTYSFHMADQGTDAQEREKAIMFAGREGKYLTQIDSALKRIEDGTYGVCSTTGQPIEYARLEAIPTTTKCAAAKLSENERL
- the lspA gene encoding signal peptidase II, with the protein product MIDVKTVVKNTPKAAVLWYLFALVWIALDQWTKYLAIHHLKTIAFKPLMGDLLRLSYAENTGMAFSISIFPPVVLLLVNCIAAVVIAVIIWRVPLGFVKSGALALIMAGALGNAIDRFRFGYVVDFIDADFPDFIMHRWPIFNLADSGISIGVTLFVLLVLLEKPSPESKPLATKVSDPTS
- a CDS encoding TPM domain-containing protein — protein: MKKNFSFLIVFLFLLGTASFAITIPPKPAGFVSDFGKVIDDAQRTRIEQLCASVEKQLDGMEIAVVTIPTLDGSTIEEVAVKVFEQWKIGKKDKNNGVLLIVSVKERRVKVEVGYGLEPILTDGVVGELLDRGFVNTFRLTQNYGEAAYNTVTLLALRVAKIEGVKLEGVSPQAAKREESGKKRVPSWWWIISFLLIFFFRQKRGGMFWFPGGFGGGGGFGGGGGGGFGGFGGGMSGGGGSSRSF